From Plasmodium yoelii strain 17X genome assembly, chromosome: 11, a single genomic window includes:
- a CDS encoding cell cycle control protein Cwf2 — protein MGFKSFFNYKEGEKENKTDSSNNEKGEETGNNNISDQTSKDEANPNKIDDKDGENSKSENSKSEDGKNEDDKNKDDKNEDGKNEDDKSEDGKVCEPNEKGEELKEGNSKENPKKRKKNSETIKEDDNVEKDNNENGSKKKAKCNISIEEDLKESENKKDGSEKGEPVCNSKSERSEKGEKSEKSDENEKGEKNETVSNTTPAVENTNNTNNNNNSNSNNNNINLESYRNYQYYYNQFYGNLNNIQAMSNDIGSGYSNNVSKENFQNKKNNSNNNINGYPEFNSFNNIYMPIGMNNYYNMYNYNYINGYANIGNIGNIGGINNQNYNYYCDGNVENSGLYDYNKDLINSGGANDMKNYAFFSLINKSLELMKTSDKVKAILKNPARLQITQEELNKVEYTQENQNNTIWFGKYVTDKNNNNNPKFVAKYKCNPSKDSGYTKADKSYANKPYFCIYFARGCCAYGHNCLYRHRIPTENDELEFENTMDIFGREKYNTFKEDMNGNGNFNNDCRTLFIGSIYINNLNEVNIIEKVLYDEFVIYGNIDYVRFIPNKNIAFIQFTNRVNAEFARVAMSDQPLANYSISLTIKWAFDMKTQPAINSTNFYNGMNNANPYFYNSNKAITSTWPQNPYGASQNPYGTSQNSYGALTNPNYYDQSNYLSNPIIGPANFPPNFTTNKGKVVTGSAPIVPNPLAVPTSNNSDAQSGKKKKV, from the coding sequence ATGGGCTTTAAAAGTTTTTTCAATTATAAGGAGGGTGAAAAGGAAAACAAAACGGATAGCTCAAATAATGAAAAGGGTGAAGAAACTGGAAATAACAATATTAGCGATCAAACTAGCAAAGATGAAGCGAACCCAAATAAAATAGACGATAAAGATGGTGAAAATAGCAAAAGTGAAAATAGCAAAAGTGAAGATGGCAAAAATGAAGATgacaaaaataaagatgaCAAAAATGAAGATGGCAAAAATGAAGATGACAAAAGTGAAGATGGCAAAGTTTGTGAACCGAATGAGAAAGGCGAGGAATTAAAAGAGGGTAATAGCAAGGAAAACCccaaaaaacgaaaaaaaaatagtgaaaCTATCAAAGAGGATGACAATGTTGAAAAGGATAATAACGAAAATGGttctaaaaaaaaagctaaatgtaatatatctATCGAGGAAGATTTGAAAGAAAGTGAGAATAAGAAGGATGGTTCTGAAAAGGGGGAGCCAGTTTGTAATAGTAAAAGTGAAAGAAGTGAAAAAGGTGAAAAAAGCGAAAAAAGTGATGAAAACGAAAAAGGCGAAAAAAACGAAACAGTAAGTAACACAACGCCAGCAGTCGAAAATACCAATAATACCAATAACAATAACAATAGCAATAGCAATAATAACAACATAAATTTAGAGAGTTACCGAAATTaccaatattattataatcagttTTACGGAAATCTAAACAATATACAAGCAATGAGTAACGATATAGGAAGTGGATATAGTAACAATGTTTCAAAagaaaattttcaaaataaaaaaaataattcaaataataatataaatggatATCCTGAATTTAACagctttaataatatatatatgccaATAGGTATgaacaattattataatatgtacaattataattatataaatggtTATGCAAATATTGGAAATATTGGAAATATTGGTGGaataaataatcaaaattataattattattgtgATGGAAATGTTGAAAATAGTGGATTATATGACTACAATAAAGATTTAATAAATAGTGGTGGAGCTAATgatatgaaaaattatgcttttttttctcttataaataaaagtttAGAGCTAATGAAAACAAGCGATAAAGTAAAAgcaatattaaaaaatccaGCAAGATTGCAAATAACACAGGAAGAATTGAATAAAGTAGAATATACACaagaaaatcaaaataatactaTATGGTTTGGTAAATATGTAactgataaaaataataataataatcccAAATTTGTAGctaaatataaatgtaacCCATCTAAAGATTCTGGATATACTAAGGCCGATAAATCATATGCAAACAAAccatatttttgtatttattttgctCGAGGATGTTGTGCATATGGTCATAATTGCTTATATAGACATAGAATACCAACAGAAAATGATGAACTtgaatttgaaaatactatggATATATTTGGtagagaaaaatataatacttttAAAGAAGATATGAATGGAAATGGAAATTTTAACAATGATTGTCGGACTTTATTTATTggaagtatatatattaataatttgaatgaagtaaatattattgaaaaagtTTTATATGATGAATTTGTTATTTATGGAAATATAGATTATGTAAGATTTATTccaaacaaaaatatagCTTTTATACAATTTACTAATAGAGTGAATGCAGAATTTGCTAGAGTTGCTATGTCTGACCAACCACTTGCTAATTATTCGATTTCTTTAACAATTAAATGGGCATTTGATATGAAAACACAGCCAGCTATAAATTctacaaatttttataatgggATGAACAATGCAAAtccttatttttataattcaaataaagCTATAACATCTACTTGGCCACAAAATCCATATGGGGCATCACAAAACCCATATGGGACATCACAAAATTCATATGGGGCATTAACAAACCCAAATTATTATGACCAGTCAAATTATTTATCTAACCCTATTATAGGCCCCGCTAATTTTCCTCCAAATTTTACAACAAACAAAGGGAAGGTAGTTACTGGATCTGCACCCATCGTCCCTAATCCATTGGCTGTGCCTACTAGCAATAATAGCGATGCTCAAAGTgggaagaaaaaaaaggtgtaa
- a CDS encoding rhomboid protease ROM9, putative: MQKDIGMKLVGKGNTLTKNVHVYVHKRKLNKSNIFSNTSKENRYKDDKNNLRDNIYFLNNKINNERNASTIYITANPSTSGFGKYVGNYSVRRFSKYSDKNIFNEQKRKCESLLFNFQNFEIKNYLLKLNKGRLQNSNIQKKIKNIIIKFEENYKNILYDKYSFFKKLCKEKSDFYKYRISKINRNNYKTNLNFPINFLNIFISNNNNNNNKALKELINVGKYRGKLFLNNIPTYYKYGIKNIPYFKAVLMQHYNKSPVTYSLIFLHFFVYFLWINAKPDNMSYSYFSPAPIKSHSFSLLTSEFMYKYFCCSLKSLREKQLYTLVTNIISHNTIQSFLLNTISLFYIGRSLEILINSKNFFFTYIVSGIISSYIQILYQKNSSYGYKNVYVLGASGSISSILATYTFIHPNHKIYLYGVLGLPLALFSSLYFLNELYSIIANKNDNIGHASHLTGMFLGILYYYSYVNKKFRI; the protein is encoded by the exons atGCAAAAGGACATCGGAATGAAATTAGTGGGGAAGGGAAATACACTAACAAAAAATGTGCATGTGTATGTgcataaaagaaaattaaataaaagtaatattttttctaatacATCGAAAGAGAACAGATATAAAGATgataaaaacaatttaagagacaatatatattttttaaataataaaattaataatgagCGAAATGCTTCcactatttatataacaGCTAATCCATCAACAAGTGGTTTTGGTAAATATGTTGGGAATTACTCAGTACGTagattttcaaaatattctgacaaaaatatttttaatgaacAGAAACGGAAATGTGagtctttattatttaattttcaaaattttgaaataaaaaattatttgttaaaattaaataaaggaAGATTacaaaatagtaatattcaaaagaaaataaaaaatataattataaaatttgaagaaaattataaaaatatattatatgacaaatattcattttttaaaaaattgtgtAAAGAAAAAAgtgatttttataaatatagaataagtaaaataaatCGTAACAATTATAAGACCAATTTAAATTTTcctataaattttttaaatatatttataagtaataataataataataataataaagctTTAAAGGAGTTGATAAATGTTGGAAAATATAGAgggaaattatttttaaataatatcccaacatattataaatatggaataaaaaatataccatATTTTAAAGCAGTATTAATGCAGCATTATAATAAATCTCCAGTTACTTATagtttaatatttttacatttttttgtttattttttatggatAAATGCTAAACCTGATAATATGTCTTATAGTTATTTTAGCCCAGCCCCGATAAAATCACattctttttcattattaacaTCAGaatttatgtataaatatttttgttgtAGTTTGAAAAGCTTAAGAgaaaaacaattatatacTTTAGTAACTAACATAATAAGTCACAATACTATACAATCTTTTTTACTAAATacaatttctttattttatattggACGTTCTTtagaaattttaataaattcaaaaaactttttttttacatatatagtTAGTGGAATTATTTCAtcttatatacaaattttatatcaAAAGAATTCAAGTTAtggttataaaaatgtttatgtTCTTGGTGCTAGCGGAAGTATAAGCTCTATATTAGCTACATACACATTTATTCACCCAAatcacaaaatatatttatatggtGTTCTAGGCTTACCATTA GCCCTTTTTTCGTCGCTTTACTTTTTAAACGAGCTATACAGCATTATAGCAAACAAGAATGACAATATAG GGCACGCATCACATTTGACAGGAATGTTTCTTGGaattctatattattattcttatgttaataaaaaatttcgaatataa
- a CDS encoding phosphatidylinositol 3-kinase vps34 — protein MDYKENSGHANIKDIDFYVTIKLRFCICLKENNDIIIGKKICDEKKKLIKKIIYLKKFIFKKKRNGESRVENTQLKNNDDNIVEKKGDSISSSIIQTNQNKNLTDKNDESKHNNSIFNYTNINYKEWWKEKNQNKFCITCYLIIDNEFFSYPVTLECDEIKIRSESDKTKIKKKRERKIDINIEKKKKEEFLDPIDMFIEKKKKKIANKIFIINKRICFPLRYRQLSTNSYLLFIFQNKNNTDVSYYSFCKLFTQNGVLKQGLQIRHMYYTGNSNKNKNSKNSKNSKNSKNSKNNKNNNNIIASKTAHRVNRHVTEALKRNIIYIKSDSKNKSKQSLFRFLKNNYAYNNLLNLCDLKKKYIKKEKYTFGKNNAKTKLIAHTKFSTDKFIIKKKKNKVNLIRPNYKFKSYIKKVLQNDSMIQQIKQKRKDEKINSLGNNLYDNNQDIQNNAKTINSFNMGLFRGETYCNYTITSKKNKKNYLNLLKYKHMVHFIYSLKRNMIKNYKTLEKKKLIYEKEIENEKIDKNNHQIREIGYIKYEVNRNKKCRAFTSLSEINKKKDVNFSNNMMDICWIKNKNLLKWKNGYSYIKKYSYLYDLHNGRISNVGNRNSFKLLKGVINIYKKFKIFKEKKIKGYLIFNCVSFNKPKICYNEKKKKLITFHENIFNDIENKEIGSPNFYHNTGSNYDWFFNSFDYVGDTSNINNLSFNKFVKSVAKGQKKNKHGNLFLHNFIFDNKKDNIINEKNKNYSHNRFKIIESKKYCGKIKNILYKRNSVDVLRNVNTNHRHTEKKINDIFDHISKYTNRISKNINISNINRYDDYPFNFFSKEKCEKKKISVTTPPIDEIKTLNYVLSIPLTKINDDGKKCLWKFRLFLVNRKETLGKFIKSVNWNDKNEEKEAISLLRKWSKPSLENCLELFHLYMHYNVIKKYIIDIIKNAKKEQLKLYLFQIVQRLRTFNYQRIDDLFIDILIHKCVKSKKLSIYLYWFLLSETQDKNNGKLYLHVHKLFINKLVKSNSKKKKKILEILKNQNRFRNQLLYLTIIAKNKSDHIQNKTKKIRKNLFYYRQCFGYINIKNFIKNNIFITDQNVYNFSHTSESQKYDDHIYSNPMDPNFLNSSIIEKELHQNASTNLSSTFISSNTSLINQNEENVSLKKKNNFKMIPNDLCNSIYYLSPELTIHFNAEEDKYAFQYERKCNMSDEYINNNAMSNVNHNRNRDNDFENENNGYVINYIDDSKIVKIEKNKDSSFFYNFLQPNDGFGFFLNYSDDDKNIEILDDSINIVQEQKIKKVTTPLILPIDPNTELLTFLPEHSYVLRSSLYPIVIACLVRKKIKLFHSDFHNLIINKQKYLKKNIKKKKKNYSLYHFNDSKFIKALYNSFDKAKDFQYYYKNIKCVNNVIFYKKQKIERINNPSQNNEPFIDGKKQQTQMRKDILKEMQIKISTDDGQCNNDDSIADVNEHFGEFDYTFNPDFSHFENKKTDNNSVITTPTSRPVLKKKNEINNLDISDSKLYEKEKEASNDHLEKEFVQKEKQNSINKKRVKKYNEIYELTIKKYIYKAGDDLRQDHLVIQVIYIIDNIWKKYGLNLKLTLYRVLALSTNDGFIEFVDYAESISSIKKNYNGEIRQYFIHHSNEKNTPLGFDTEILENFISSCAGYSVITYILGIGDRHLDNLMVSNDGRFFHIDFGYIFGEDPKPFSPPMKLCKEMIEAMGGAQSVGYEQFLKKCCLAYKYLRYHSTLIISLLDSMCESGLKDMKTAPELCVLKVQEKFRLDLNDEAAEIQFLEVINASVKTLFPVVVDKLHEWALNWK, from the coding sequence atggaCTATAAAGAAAACAGTGGGCATGCAAACATAAAGGATATAGATTTTTATGTTACTATAAAGCTTCGGTTTTGTATTTGCCTTAAAGagaataatgatataattattgggaaaaaaatatgtgatgagaaaaaaaaattaataaaaaaaataatttatttaaaaaagtttatatttaaaaaaaaaagaaatggaGAATCACGAGTGGAAAATACCcaactaaaaaataatgatgataatattgTAGAAAAAAAAGGCGATTCGATCTCATCATCCATTATACAAacaaatcaaaataaaaatcttactgataaaaatgatgaaagtaaacataataattctatattcaattacacaaatataaattataaagaaTGGTGGAAGGAAAAAAACCAAAACAAGTTTTGTATAACTTGCTATTTAATTATAGACAATGAATTTTTTTCCTATCCAGTTACTCTCGAATGTGATGAGATTAAGATACGAAGCGAAAGCGATAAaaccaaaataaaaaaaaaaagagaaagaaaaattgatataaacattgaaaaaaaaaaaaaagaggaatTCCTTGATCCAATTGATATgtttatagaaaaaaaaaaaaaaaaaatcgcaaataaaatatttataataaataaacgaATATGTTTTCCACTGAGATATCGTCAATTAAGCACAAATAGTtacttattatttatttttcaaaataaaaataacacaGATGTAAGTTATTACTCGTTTTGTAAATTATTTACTCAAAACGGGGTTTTAAAGCAGGGCTTGCAAATAAGGCATATGTATTACACAGGAAATAGtaacaaaaacaaaaacagCAAAAACAGCAAAAACAGCAAAAACAGCAAAAACAGCAAAAACAACAAAAACAACAACAATATAATAGCTAGCAAAACTGCTCATCGTGTTAATAGACATGTTACTGAAGCATTGAAGAGgaacattatttatattaaaagtgattctaaaaataaatcaaaacaAAGTCTTTTCcgttttttaaaaaacaattacgcatacaataatttattaaatctctgtgacttaaaaaaaaaatatattaaaaaagaaaaatacaCATTTGGTAAGAACAATGCAAAAACCAAACTAATAGCACACACTAAATTTTCTACTgacaaatttataataaaaaaaaaaaaaaataaagttaacCTTATAAGAccaaattataaattcaaaTCGTATATAAAAAAGGTATTACAGAATGATAGTATGATTCAGCAGATCAAACAAAAAAGAAAGGATGAGAAAATTAATTCGTTAGGAAATAATTTGTATGACAACAATCAAGATATCCAAAATAATGCAAAAACCATAAACAGTTTTAACATGGGTTTGTTTAGAGGGGAGACATATTGTAATTACACTATtacttcaaaaaaaaataaaaaaaattatttaaatttattaaaatataagcatatggtgcattttatatattcccTAAAAAGAaacatgataaaaaattataaaactttagagaaaaaaaaattaatatatgagaAAGAgatagaaaatgaaaaaatagacAAAAACAACCATCAAATAAGAGAAATaggatatataaaatatgaagtTAATCGGAATAAAAAGTGTAGAGCTTTCACAAGTTTAAGTgagataaataaaaaaaaagatgtaaatttttcaaataatatgATGGATATATGTtggataaaaaataaaaatttattaaaatggaaaaatggatatagttatataaaaaaatatagctaTTTGTATGATTTACATAATGGTAGAATATCAAATGTTGGAAATAGaaattcatttaaattaCTTAAAGgtgtaataaatatatataaaaaatttaaaatttttaaggaaaaaaaaataaaaggatatttaatatttaattgtgTTAGTTTTAATAAACCCAAAATATGCTAtaatgaaaagaaaaaaaagttaattaCATTTCAtgaaaacatttttaatgatatagaaaataaagaaattggATCCccaaatttttatcataacaCTGGTTCAAATTATGATTggttttttaattcattcgATTATGTTGGAGATACtagtaatataaataatttaagttttaataaatttgtaaaaTCTGTTGCAAAAGGACAGAAGAAAAATAAGCAtggaaatttatttttgcaCAATTTCATATTTGATAATAAGAAGGATaacataataaatgaaaaaaataaaaactattCACATAATCGATTTAAGATAATAGAAAGCAAAAAATATtgtggaaaaataaaaaatattttatataaacgAAACAGTGTGGATGTACTTCGAAACGTGAATACAAATCATAGACatacagaaaaaaaaataaatgacatATTTGATCATATTAGTAAATACACTAATAGAATTagtaaaaacataaatataagcAATATAAATAGATATGATGATTAtccatttaattttttttcaaaagaaaaatgtgaaaaaaaaaaaatatctgtTACCACTCCACCAatagatgaaataaaaacattaaaTTATGTTTTAAGTATTcctttaacaaaaataaatgatgatgGAAAAAAGTGTTTATGGAAATTTCGTTTATTTTTAGTAAATCGAAAAGAAACATTaggaaaatttattaaatctgTAAATTggaatgataaaaatgaagaaaaagaagCAATCAGTTTGTTAAGAAAATGGTCAAAACCATCTCTTGAAAATTGTCTAGAATTATTccatttatatatgcattataatgttataaaaaaatatattatagatataattaaaaatgcaaaaaaagaacaattaaaattatatctaTTTCAAATAGTTCAAAGATTAAGAACATTTAATTACCAACGTATTGATGATTTATTCATtgatatattaatacataaatgtgtaaaatcaaaaaaattatctatttatttatattggtTTCTTCTTAGTGAAACacaagataaaaataatggaaaattatatttacatgttcataaattatttataaataaattagttaaatcaaattcaaaaaaaaaaaaaaaaattttagaaattttaaaaaatcaaaacaGATTTCGTAATCAGTTACTTTACCTAACAATAATagctaaaaataaaagtgatcatattcaaaataaaacaaaaaaaattagaaaaaatttattttattatagaCAATGCTTTGgctatataaatatcaaaaattttattaaaaataatatatttattactgATCAAAATGTTTATAACTTTTCTCATACTTCCGAATCTCAAAAATATGATGATCATATTTATTCTAATCCTATGGATCCTAACTTTTTAAATTCGTCAATAATTGAAAAGGAATTACATCAAAACGCTTCCACAAATTTGTCATCAACTTTTATTTCATCTAATACATCTTTGATTAatcaaaatgaagaaaatgtgtctttaaaaaaaaaaaacaattttaaaatgATCCCAAACGACCTTTGCAATTCTATATATTATCTAAGTCCAGAACTCACGATTCATTTTAATGCAGAAGAAGATAAATATGCATTTCAATATGAAAGGAAATGTAATATGTCAgatgaatatattaataacaaTGCTATGAGCAATGTTAATCATAATCGAAATCGTGATAATGATTTTGAAAACGAAAATAACGGATATGtgataaattatattgaTGACTCTAAAATAGTAAAgatcgaaaaaaataaagatagttcttttttttataattttttacaacCTAATGATGGTTTTGGGTTTTTCCTTAATTATAgtgatgatgataaaaacATTGAAATTTTAGATGATTCTATAAATATTGTTCaagaacaaaaaataaaaaaagtaactACTCCTTTAATTTTACCAATAGATCCAAATACTGAGTTATTAACTTTTTTACCTGAACATTCATATGTTTTACGATCATCATTATATCCTATTGTTATAGCTTGTTTAgtcagaaaaaaaattaaattatttcattCAGATTTTCATAActtaattattaataaacaaaaatatctaaaaaaaaatataaagaaaaaaaaaaaaaattattcattataccattttaatgattcaaaatttattaaagcGTTATATAATTCGTTTGATAAAGCAAAagattttcaatattattataaaaatattaagtgTGTGaataatgttattttttataaaaaacaaaaaatagaGCGAATAAATAATCCTTCACAAAATAATGAACCTTTTATAGATGGAAAGAAACAACAAACACAAATGAGAAAAGATATTCTGAAAGAGatgcaaataaaaatttcaaCTGATGATGGGCAATGCAATAATGATGATTCAATAGCAGATGTGAATGAACATTTTGGAGAATTTGATTATACCTTCAATCCTGATTTTTctcattttgaaaataaaaaaactgaTAACAATTCAGTAATTACTACACCCACTTCAAGACCagtattaaaaaagaaaaatgaaataaataatttagatatatcAGATTCTAAATTGtatgaaaaagaaaaggaaGCCTCGAATGATCACCTAGAAAAAGAATTCGtacaaaaagaaaaacaaaatagtattaataaaaaacgtgtaaaaaaatataatgaaatatatgaactaactattaaaaaatatatatataaagctGGAGATGATTTAAGGCAAGATCATTTAGTTATAcaagttatatatataattgataatatttggaaaaaatatggattaaatttaaaactaACATTATATAGAGTTTTGGCTTTATCTACTAATGATGGATTTATTGAATTTGTAGATTATGCTGAATCTATATcttctataaaaaaaaattacaatggTGAGATCAgacaatattttattcatcATAGTAATGAAAAGAATACTCCTTTAGGGTTTGATACCGaaattttagaaaattttatttcaagTTGTGCTGGATATAGTGTTATTACTTACATATTAGGAATAGGAGATAGACATTTAGATAATCTAATGGTATCTAATGATGGtcgtttttttcatatagATTTTGGATATATATTTGGTGAAGATCCTAAACCATTTTCACCTCCTATGAAATTGTGTAAAGAAATGATTGAAGCAATGGGTGGAGCCCAAAGTGTAGGATAtgaacaatttttaaaaaaatgttgtttagcatataaatatttaagaTACCATTCGACATTAATTATAAGCTTATTAGATTCTATGTGTGAATCAGGTCTAAAGGATATGAAAACGGCACCTGAATTATGTGTTTTAAAAGTTCAAGAAAAATTTAGATTAGATTTAAATGATGAAGCTGCAGAAATTCAATTCTTGGAAGTTATTAATGCATCTGTCAAGACACTTTTTCCAGTAGTTGTAGATAAGCTTCATGAATGGGCTTTAAACTGgaaatga